The DNA sequence CTGATCCATCACCGTTCCCGCCACGCGCAGCAGCAAATCGGGTACCGGGACGGCCAGCACGGTGCTACCGGCCGCATCGGTCAACACATTCACCAGCTCATCCACCTCCAGCCGATGACCGCCCGCGGTGTAGCGCCGCGGTCCCCGCCCCGGTTCCAACAGCGCGGCGTGCAGGGCAGCGAGGTCTCGGACGTCGACCACCAGCCATGCCGCGCTGCGTCCCGGGACCGACCTCATCAGCAGGACCCAGCGCACGCCCTCGGCGGCCTCACCGAACTGATTTCCGACCGGCGGTCCCAGCACCATGCCCGGGTACGTGATGGTCACCGGTGCACCGGATTGCTGCAAGTCGCGCACGTACAGCTCGACCCGCGCCTTCGACTGACCGTACCCATCGCTGCCTCCGGCCGCGGGCAGGTCCGCCTCGAAGGTTTCCAGACCCGGCCGAAACAGCGCGGTGATGCTGGAAACGTGCACAATCGGATCGAGGCCCCGGTCAACGGCCGTCCCGAGGACGTTCTGGGTGCCCTCCAGGTTGATGGACATCATCCGGTCGGCTTCTTGGGGATCCGTGCTGACCATGGCCGCGCTGTGCAGTACCGCGTCGCATCCGTCGAGCGCGGCCTCGACCGAGTCCCGATCGGTGATATCGCCGACGGCGTAGTCGGATACGTCGACACCGAGCGTCGCCACCGTGGTGTGCAGGCGAGCTTCCTTACGCACCAGAAAGCGGACCTGATGCCCGGCGTCGGCAATGGCCTTCGCCGTCCATCCACCCACGAATCCGGTACCGCCAGTGATCAATACGCGCATACTTCACGTCCCCTCCGGTGCGGCGAACCGCTCCAATCAGGACATCGTAGGTTGTCAGCGCCTCCATACCGGGCGAATGCCGAAGAGCCATGTGGCACCGTCCCCGCCGCGACGTGTGCCAAGATCGCTGGGTGCGTCTACGCCCCGTGTTCCCGCTCATCGCCGCCCTCACTGCCCTCGCCATGGCCTTGGCTCCGACGGCGACCGCACAACCCGAGCGGGTGACGCCCATCGGGCACATCGGCGAGACGCTGCATTTCGACTACGGCACCATCGGCGCCGATGTCACCGTGCACAACATCGAACCCACTGGTGTCCCGGCCGGAATGGCTCCCCCACGCGGCATCATCTGGAAGGCGTACGTGACCATCCGGCCGACCAAGGTGCCCAACGCGTACGCGTTGTTGATGGCGCTCAAGCTCGGCGGCATCTCACCGGAAACCGGAGATGCCTATGAGCCCCAGCGCACCGACGAACCCGACGATCTGAACTACGCGCTGCGTAACGCGCCACAGGGCTCGACGGTGAGCGGCGCGGTGTATTGGGACGTCTATCGCGGACCGGTGCGGCATATCGTGCTGCGTTCGTCGCAGACCCAGGTCCACCTGGCCCAGTGGGACCTCTGAGCTCTCAGCGAGGCTGGAACAGATAGTTCCGGAAGGTATCGGTGACCTTGTCCACGGGCCGCCACGAGTCGGCGCTCCATACCGACATCCGGTAATCCCGCGCGGTGAACCACGCGACGATGTCCTCGGCGGTGCGCCCGAACCGCTCCATGTGGCGATCCTCTACCTCGAGCATCATCGCCGGACGGGTCCGTTCGATGGTCTTCTCGCCA is a window from the Mycobacteroides salmoniphilum genome containing:
- a CDS encoding SDR family NAD(P)-dependent oxidoreductase, with protein sequence MRVLITGGTGFVGGWTAKAIADAGHQVRFLVRKEARLHTTVATLGVDVSDYAVGDITDRDSVEAALDGCDAVLHSAAMVSTDPQEADRMMSINLEGTQNVLGTAVDRGLDPIVHVSSITALFRPGLETFEADLPAAGGSDGYGQSKARVELYVRDLQQSGAPVTITYPGMVLGPPVGNQFGEAAEGVRWVLLMRSVPGRSAAWLVVDVRDLAALHAALLEPGRGPRRYTAGGHRLEVDELVNVLTDAAGSTVLAVPVPDLLLRVAGTVMDQLGRYVPLGTPMTEAGMQYYTQMPASDDSPSERELGVTYRDPRETLTDTIVALRGQQAPSRLFGLWPFSE
- a CDS encoding DUF1942 domain-containing protein; this encodes MRLRPVFPLIAALTALAMALAPTATAQPERVTPIGHIGETLHFDYGTIGADVTVHNIEPTGVPAGMAPPRGIIWKAYVTIRPTKVPNAYALLMALKLGGISPETGDAYEPQRTDEPDDLNYALRNAPQGSTVSGAVYWDVYRGPVRHIVLRSSQTQVHLAQWDL